Proteins from a single region of Ziziphus jujuba cultivar Dongzao chromosome 1, ASM3175591v1:
- the LOC107404142 gene encoding protein NRT1/ PTR FAMILY 6.2 — MEEKMSWAVADAVDYRGNPADKSKTGGWIPAARILGIEICERLSTMGIAVNLVTYLVGTLHLPSATSANIVTDFMGTSFILCLLGGFLADSFLGRYKTIAIFAGIQTIGTGALAISTKLPQLRPPPCITSNNCKQANGFQMGFLYLALYLIALGTGGLKSSVSGFGTDQFDEKDEKEKAQMAYFFNRFFMFISTGTLLAVTVLVYIQDKVGRSWAYGICSVSMFSAILVFLAGTKKYRYKKSLGSPIVHIFQVLVAATKKKNMAIPYNLNLLYENSPEGSRIEHTDQIRFLDKAAIVMEGDFEGNGSRDPKPWKLSPVTKVEEVKMMVRLLPIWATTIIFWTTYAQMITFSVEQASTMERSIGSFQIPAGSLTVFFVAAIMISLGVYDRLIMPLWKKWKGQPGFTNLQRIAAGLILSTLGMAAAAASERKRLSVAKEASGSATNQTLPISVFLLIPQFFLVGSGEGFIYTGQLDFFITQSPKGMKTMSTGLFLTTLSLGFFVSSFLVMVVKKVTGRGDWQGWLADNINKGRLDCFYGLLTILGVVNFVAFIICSMWYKPKKPKPALQMGSVNGNGNGSSAEDRC; from the exons GGATTGAAATATGTGAAAGGCTTTCCACGATGGGAATTGCAGTAAACCTGGTGACTTACTTAGTTGGAACTTTGCATTTGCCAAGTGCAACTTCAGCAAACATTGTGACGGATTTCATGGGAACATCTTTTATCCTCTGTTTGCTTGGAGGGTTTCTTGCTGATTCTTTCCTTGGCAGATACAAAACCATTGCAATCTTTGCTGGAATACAAACCATT GGCACCGGTGCGCTAGCGATATCAACAAAGCTACCCCAGCTAAGGCCACCACCATGTATTACCAGCAACAACTGCAAACAAGCCAATGGATTCCAAATGGGATTTCTATACTTGGCTCTGTATCTAATTGCACTCGGAACAGGTGGTCTTAAATCGAGTGTTTCGGGATTTGGAACTGACCAATTTGATGAGAAAGATGAAAAAGAGAAAGCCCAGATGGCCTATTTCTTCAATAGGTTCTTCATGTTCATTAGCACAGGAACCTTATTGGCTGTGACAGTGCTTGTATACATACAAGATAAAGTGGGTCGAAGCTGGGCCTATGGAATCTGTTCTGTTTCAATGTTTTCAGCCATTTTAGTGTTTTTGGCCGGGACTAAAAAATACAGGTACAAAAAAAGCTTGGGAAGTCCTATAGTTCATATTTTCCAGGTTCTAGTTGCTGctacaaagaagaagaacatgGCCATTCCTTACAACCTTAACTTGTTGTACGAAAACTCTCCAGAGGGTTCGAGAATCGAACACACGGATCAGATCCG CTTCTTGGACAAGGCAGCTATTGTTATGGAAGGAGATTTTGAAGGAAATGGAAGTCGCGATCCGAAGCCATGGAAGTTAAGCCCAGTGACAAAGGTTGAGGAAGTGAAAATGATGGTGAGACTGCTACCAATATGGGCCACAACCATTATATTTTGGACAACGTACGCACAAATGATAACCTTCTCTGTGGAGCAAGCATCCACCATGGAAAGATCAATAGGGAGCTTTCAAATCCCAGCTGGATCTCTCACAGTCTTCTTCGTGGCAGCCATAATGATCAGTCTCGGTGTTTATGACCGTCTCATCATGCCTCTTTGGAAGAAATGGAAAGGCCAACCAG GTTTCACCAATCTACAAAGGATCGCAGCAGGCCTAATCCTATCAACACTTGGAATGGCGGCAGCGGCAGCGTCTGAGAGAAAACGTTTATCAGTAGCGAAAGAAGCAAGTGGCAGTGCCACCAACCAAACACTGCCTATAAGTGTGTTCCTGTTAATCCCACAGTTCTTCTTGGTGGGTTCAGGGGAAGGCTTCATTTACACTGGCCAGCTCGATTTTTTCATAACCCAATCACCAAAGGGAATGAAGACCATGAGCACCGGTCTCTTCCTCACGACTCTTTCGCTTGGTTTCTTTGTGAGTAGCTTCTTGGTTATGGTGGTGAAGAAGGTTACTGGAAGAGGAGATTGGCAAGGATGGCTGGCAGATAATATAAACAAAGGGAGGCTTGATTGTTTCTATGGACTTCTAACCATACTTGGTGTTGTCAATTTTGTAGCCTTTATTATATGTTCAATGTGGTACAAACCCAAAAAACCTAAACCAGCTCTGCAAATGGGTTCTGTTAATGGTAATGGTAATGGTTCTTCTGCTGAGGATAGGTGCTAG